Proteins encoded together in one Bactrocera neohumeralis isolate Rockhampton chromosome 4, APGP_CSIRO_Bneo_wtdbg2-racon-allhic-juicebox.fasta_v2, whole genome shotgun sequence window:
- the LOC126755332 gene encoding uncharacterized protein LOC126755332, which yields MDFLKCSYDKQERVWSGDKRPLIYDFDCSLGKVIYNTLRNYPKKVCQVSDNNGREVTNGETLTWSVRLAQHFKKMHLRHDDVIGIVAKNSTYLTSVAVGCFMNCTPFHAVNPIFDTKSIENVFTITAPKIIFLDGEYYEKVWEATRAFKPLYYTLTNHIEGVAKIEDLLLPTKTEFFYLPEQLTLGGEQTVAILCSSGTTGLPKCVCISNYALQLENLFVTSEDVVFTNSNIDWFTGLLYTIITCTSSCKRVITNRPFTPEYLVELVQKYQISIVGAAPFHVAALVACPTANAENLSTIRSFSIGGGSVTLPVIQRLQSLLKNSLITFGYGLTEVGGISINMGAQFHTSVGKLLPGLHARIVDAQGKNLPSNEVGEIYVKTGRKWNGYYSKPIETQRFQDSLGWFHTGDLGYFDDKNMLYIVDRKKDIMKYQSMQYWPGEIEQVISQLPEVANVCVVGVNDERNGDAAGAVVVKRKDAVLTEQQVKDHVVKQIPVPYKHLHAGVIFVDELPHNTNGKLLRKEAKALFESI from the exons GTTTCCGATAACAATGGACGTGAGGTTACCAATGGTGAGACGCTTACTTGGTCCGTACGCTTGGCAcagcattttaaaaaaatgcacctAAGGCATGATGACGTAATCGGTATTGTAGCTAAAAACAGCACTTATTTGACTTCGGTGGCTGTCGGCTGTTTTATGAATTGTACGCCCTTCCATGCTGTCAATCCAATATTCGATACGA AGAGCATCGAAAATGTCTTCACTATCACAGcacccaaaataatatttttagatggcgaGTATTATGAGAAAGTCTGGGAAGCTACCCGTGCTTTCAAGCCATTATACTACACATTAACCAATCATATTGAGGGTGTAGCAAAAATTGAAGATCTATTGCTACCCACAAAAACGGAATTCTTTTACCT GCCTGAACAACTGACGTTGGGCGGTGAACAGACTGTAGCGATACTCTGCTCATCCGGAACCACAGGTCTACCCAAATGCGTGTGCATATCGAATTATGCGCTACAATTAGAAAATTT ATTTGTTACCAGTGAGGATGTGGTATTCACCAATAGCAACATAGACTGGTTTACCGGTTTGTTATACACCATTATCACATGCACTTCCAGCTGCAAGCGTGTTATCACGAACCGTCCCTTCACCCCGGAATATCTGGTTGAGTTAGTGCAGAAATACCAAATTAGTATCGTTGGAGCTGCGCCATTTCACGTCGCCGCGCTGGTGGCTTGCCCCACAGCTAACGCCGAGAATTTGAGCACAATTCGTTCATTTTCCATAGGTGGAGGCAGTGTCACTCTGCCTGTAATTCAACGTCTACAAagtttactcaagaacagtttGATAACCTTTGGCTATGGACTAACCGAAGTTGGCGGTATTTCAATTAACATGGGCGCTCAGTTTCACACGTCAGTGGGTAAGTTGTTGCCTGGTCTGCACGCGCGCATTGTCGATGCGCAAGGCAAGAATTTGCCATCCAACGAAGTGGGTGAGATTTATGTAAAAACTGGTCGTAAATGGAATGGTTATTATAGTAAACCCATTGAAACGCAACGCTTCCAAGACTCGCTTGGTTGGTTTCATACCGGTGATCTTGGCTACTTCGATGATAAAAACATGCTTTACATCGTCGATCGTAAGAAGGATATAATGAAATATCAGAGCATGCAATACTGGCCTGGTGAGATCGAGCAAGTAATCAGTCAGCTGCCTGAAGTGGCAAACGTTTGTGTGGTGGGCGTAAACGATGAGCGCAATGGCGATGCTGCCGGCGCCGTTGTAGTGAAACGTAAGGATGCCGTACTCACGGAGCAGCAAGTCAAGGATCATGTGGTTAAGCAAATACCGGTGCCCTACAAGCACCTGCATGCGGGTGTAATTTTTGTGGACGAACTGCCACACAATACTAATGGCAAGTTACTAAGGAAGGAGGCGAAGGCATTATTTGAGTCTATATAA